Within Octopus sinensis unplaced genomic scaffold, ASM634580v1 Contig18751, whole genome shotgun sequence, the genomic segment CTTCGTTATGCCGTCTAAGATATGAGCTATTCAGCATTCTCCCGCACCTAGTTGCAAGGTGATCAATTAATGTTTCAATATGATCACATTTTGAACAATTTAACAAGtttttaaatattaacaaatttgaaaacattgaaaccattttatttttttccgaaTTTTTGTATAActgacattataaaaataaaactgaaataatgaTAGGCCAGGTAGGTAACGACTAATCTTACCATAACTCATACAGTTTACATAAAAATGCATCAAATCATGATGAATACTTAGTACTAACATGAAGTGGCTTAAAATCTattcttttaaataataaaaccaGATATCAATACGAATTAATTGCCGCTACAATTCattgattttaaataatttaaataatttcaaaaaatataaatgcaataagAATGACCGGAATTCTACCATTTAATTAAATCATAATGCTTGCGCGAGAAATTCCTGAGCAAAATGTCATATCTTATGAATAATGGTTTTTAGAAATCTATATTAACTGTTAAATCGCTAATTGTCCTGTCGTGTTAATTAGAATGAAACGAAATAGCTccattgtttataaaaaaaataactcctTGAAGTTTAAGCATAACAATTTCCCATTAAGAGCACGAAAGACAGAAGAAGTAACGTTTCGTGATTCTGACACGCACGAGGAGACTCCTTATTTCGGCCTGATTTTCCTCTTGAGTACCCGCGCAAGCACGTAGTGGTCGTGATTTCTTCATGTCTTCATCTGATCGTCTATATAGTATCAAAAGGTTTTCCATGTTCGTATGTGTCAAAAGCTTGCATTTTTTTGAACGCTCCGTGAATGCTAGAGTTCTTTTCAGGCTTGCTTCACTTTTCCGTTTATTAACCAGAAAATGGAGTTGCCACATACCATGCATGCAAGAAAGAAGGCGCGGTACAGCTAGTTTTCATATATGACAAAGAGGGTTAGTTCGGTACGAAGAAGAGTAAATACTTTATCGAACAGTTGGAAAAAAGACGTTTGCATTGAAATTGGCTTACAGGTTACAACTTGACGGACGGCTAAAAGACTCGCAAGAATCCTCTATGCCCAAATGATCCTGGAACTTCGGTGCCTTTTTTATCTCCTCGTTagtgatttttctttgtttttttggttttgattttttgggcaataaataaaaaaaatttcgctGTATGATAGGGTCCAATTTTGGAATATGGCCAAATAGATTCAAGCGCGAGTTCGTAAGCACTTTATTTAGAGGGCCCGTAGATCAAATTACTTACAAAAtatagtatattaatatttattaagaaatattttaaacttttaattttttagcatGGATCACACAGTGTCAACTTtaacattaaataaacaaaaatcatcTCCACATCCTTGTGTTATTTCTACTTGTCCTATTAACCAAGATACAATAAATAGTTTTATATGCGGATCATACCAATTGAATGaggcttttttaaaaatataacatttatagGGAATATATAAAGGACAACTATATGTTTATACAATATATCAAATTTAGAACCGATTTACTCTTTACCAACTTCTGCCATTCTCGATATTTGTTGGCGAGAAAAAAAGAGTCAATTTATCTCAATTGACGCTAATGGTCACGTTTGTGGCTATAAAGTGGACGAAGAAATGATTAGTCGACTTTTTTCCACTCAATTAAACGATAAACATCTTTTGTCATTAGACATTGATTCCCGAGACATGCTTATATCCTCAGATTTACACGGCCGTGTTCACTATTGCCAACTTGGCCAGGATTGTGTTActataaatacattttcattaCATAATTCTCAGATTTGGAAGGTTCATTTTGATTCTGACAGTAATTTGTTTTACTCGGGTttgtttttgaaatcaatatttactaaGGTGACGACGAAGGTCTTTTAAAACTTTCTGATCTAAGGGTTGGTAGTAACCCGCAAGTATCATATCGAAAGTtgatctttcatttttatattctagATATAAATATGGAGTTTGTGGGATTCTATGTTCTGGAAATACATTATACACAGGAGGGTAAGGGCGGGAATCATTTTTTAGATACGATCAATGTTTGAATATTCTTGACAAAAGGAATTTCTCGGGAGAACATACATCTTCTACTAATTTAGGAGGAGGTGTGTGGGGGTTAAAGTTTTGCCCGTCCAACCCTCACATTCTTTTAGTGTCTGTTACTCATTCTGGATTGAGAGTAATTGACGTGTCAGATCCAggtttttttgaatatttttttcttagctTAAACGAATGTTACTGTTGGATATTTAGAACATGAGACATTGGTATATGTTTGTGACTGGGCGACGCCTAACAAGGTTATTTCTGCATCTTTCTATGACAACGATATTCGTTTGTGGGAGCTGGTTGatgtataaattgaaaataaactgTTCTTGAGATTTATAGTCGCGAATTCTCAATTTTTGATATTATTCTGAATAAATGGacctatttattaaaaataattttatttaagtagaattcataaaatttttgagtatctatgataaaaataaaatttatcctACATAATTTTGAATTGTAGGCCTTTCCGATCTATATTAGATTTGTGCTAATTAATGTTTAATTTGTGCTCGTATTTAACATTCTACTCACATTAATTCCAATTAAAGTCGAATTAAAttagaataattattattagtgaataaataaatggtttagacgtgtaaaaaaataaatatttttttagaaaaaataaaaaaaaaaccccacgcataaaattgaaagaaaaacaactaaaaataCACTAAAAATTTATTACCGAGCTGATAATTTATCGGACGAAATccgaaaacagaaatataaaataaatggccAATCAGAAAAAACAAAGCACCAAATTCAAAGAAATTTACCGCGAGAACGGCATCCCCAAGACTCGCGGAAAACAATCCAATTGCAATACacaaagaataattaaaatttgaCTTGAATCcttttattattacaaatatgactaaaatatatacagtttaccctctattgctcgccaattctattgctcgccatttctATAACTCGCCActtttttggaaaaaatgccATTTTTACTAAGGAAATTCCATTGCTCCCAAATTCTCTTACTCGCCACGttttagtattaaaaaattaaaatttattattaaaaaaaataattttttcaaatatttataccgCGTGGTTTTTTTGTAACATGAGGAAGTGCTCAAGATTATCCTATGatcaaaaaagagaaattataaattatcttaTTGATAATTCTTCTCTAAGTCTAAGGCgtgtttcagaaattttttcgTCGCGTTTCAAAAAATCAATTTCGAGACGTGCAATTAACGATCTTAAATTGAACAAACAGAAGATTCTTGGAATTAATCCAATTTATGGGAGAAGTTCTCGTTTTTCGAAACTTAGATATTCAGCAATTGATTCTGAAATCATTGCCTGGATAGATTACATGGAATCTATTGGAGCTTGCCTCAATGATGAGATAATTTTGTCGAAAGCAACTGAAATTGCTGCGTTAAACGGTCTCTTCGAATTTAAAGCCAGTAAAGGATGGCTTGAAAAGTTCAAAAAAAGGCACAATGtaaaactaagaatttttcaTGGTGAATTGGGATATACTGCGGATGAGTTCAAAGACCAAATCGAAGACTTTGGATGAACATGGAAATATTCAACGAATGGTTGTATAATTGGAACAAGActctcaaacaaaaacaaaaaaagatacttTTGGTTGTAGACCATTGTCCTTCGCATAGAATAACAATCGAATTAAGTATGATAGAAGTTTTATATTTACCAAAAAACACGACTACTGTGCTTCAACCGATGGATCAAGGAATCATTAGATCATTCAAATCTCATTtcaacaaatttaaatttaaacatataattGAACAAATAAACTACGGTGACGCAACTATTGAATGCTATAAAAAATTAACCCTGAAAGATGCAGTCTTATTTTCTTATCTAGCCTGAAAAGATGTGTCAGTGGATacaatatcaaaatgttttcagCACGCCAAATGGGAAAACAGAATTGAAGAACCTATTATGGGAgaccataaaataaaaatttcgaacaaattatagaaaaattaatgATCACAGATCCCATAAAAGAGGAGGAGTTTATAGACTTTACGTACTCTGAAAATGACGAACTTCATGAATTTGTTCAAAACAATAACTATGAAAATAAcgatgaaaatgcaattttagacAGTTCAATTACTGAAGATTGTGAAAGAAACAACTGTATTACACATCGAGATGCGATAAAATGTATTTCGGacctcaaaaaatatttttcacatgacGATAATTTTGATGTGAATATgctagaaagtttattaaaaatgcaaaaaaatatagagaaaagatCATACAAAAAACTATAAATGATTACTTTActtaaaa encodes:
- the LOC115231720 gene encoding major centromere autoantigen B-like encodes the protein MRKCSRLSYDQKREIINYLIDNSSLSLRRVSEIFSSRFKKSISRRAINDLKLNKQKILGINPIYGRSSRFSKLRYSAIDSEIIAWIDYMESIGACLNDEIILSKATEIAALNGLFEFKASKGWLEKFKKRHNVKLRIFHGELGYTADEFKDQIEDFG